A region from the Hordeum vulgare subsp. vulgare unplaced genomic scaffold, MorexV3_pseudomolecules_assembly, whole genome shotgun sequence genome encodes:
- the LOC123418982 gene encoding uncharacterized protein LOC123418982, producing the protein MAVVMKVGAWGAPDGSPQDINAESRPQRLESITIYSVESPGVCGIKGFSFKYVDQQGSSVKSAIWGSNSGNPNTIEMREGEQLKLVGGTFDNEGIGSLTLETNTTKHKTYGYPVQGGEFSLPLPQGKGELVAFFGRSDVTLKALGVYVKGSPAKVGKWGAKSGAPRDIRPDADPCKLESFTIHSSERIHGFSFTYLTKSDQAISVPLWGKKAGEEHTIFMNQSEYVSSITGAYDTYGITFLNFDTNQGASHTFGRNPSAGTKTFSVPLPDNGALDDAAAVAFFGSSGDSLVAIGAYVGVAPE; encoded by the exons ATGGCG GTTGTGATGAAGGTTGGTGCATGGGGTGCACCAGACGGATCCCCTCAGGATATCAACGCCGAAAGCAGGCCCCAACGCCTAGAGAGCATCACCATCTATAGCGTCGAATCTCCTGGGGTATGCGGCATCAAAGGTTTCTCCTTCAAATACGTGGACCAGCAGGGGAGCAGCGTCAAGAGCGCCATCTGGGGCAGCAACAGCGGGAATCCCAACACCATTGAAATGAGGGAAGGCGAGCAGCTCAAGCTCGTGGGCGGCACCTTCGACAATGAGGGCATCGGATCGCTCACGCTAGAAACGAACACGACCAAGCACAAGACCTACGGGTATCCGGTGCAGGGAGGCGAGTTCAGCTTGCCGCTGCCGCAGGGGAAAGGCGAGTTGGTCGCCTTCTTTGGCCGCTCAGACGTGACCCTCAAGGCGTTGGGCGTCTACGTGAAAGGCTCGCCCGCCAAGGTCGGTAAGTGGGGCGCCAAAAGCGGCGCACCACGGGACATCAGGCCAGATGCCGATCCGTGCAAGCTGGAGAGCTTCACCATCCACAGCAGCGAGCGCATCCATGGCTTCTCCTTCACCTACCTTACCAAGAGTGACCAGGCCATTAGTGTCCCCCTCTGGGGCAAGAAAGCTGGAGAGGAGCATACC ATTTTCATGAACCAAAGCGAGTACGTGAGCAGCATCACCGGCGCTTACGACACCTATGGCATCACCTTCCTCAATTTCGACACCAACCAGGGGGCTTCGCACACGTTCGGGCGCAACCCATCTGCAGGGACTAAGACCTTTAGCGTGCCGCTGCCGGACAACGGTGCACTGGATGATGCGGCCGCGGTCGCCTTCTTCGGCAGCTCCGGGGATAGCCTCGTCGCCATCGGCGCCTACGTCGGGGTCGCGCCCGAATGA